Part of the Nocardia farcinica genome, CCGCCGCGAGCGCGTCACCGAGGCCGTGATGCCACTGCCAGCCGACCGCGAGCCCGGTGCCGACCACGACGGCCAGCGCGATCACGGTGTTGAGCAGGTCGGCGGCGCACCGGCCCGCGACCACCGCGGCGCTGCTCATCGGCAGGGAGCGGAACCGGTCGGTGACGCCCTTGGCGGCGTCGGCGGCGACGGCCGCCATGGTCGACTCCAGCCCGAACAGCATGGTCATCGCGAACATGCCCGGCATCAGGTACTCGTAATAGCGTCCATTCCCCGGTGTTTCGATCGCCCCGCCGAAGAGTGTGCCGAACATCAGGATGACCATGACCGGGAAGAGCCAGCCGACCACCACGGTGGCGGGCCGATTGACCCAGTGCGTCAGGTTGCGGCGGGTGATCGTGCGGATGTCGTCGATCATCCCGGAGGTGCGGGGGGCCAGGCTGGTCATGCGGGAACCTTTCCGTGCCGGGTCAGGTGAAGGAACACCTCGTCGAGCGACGGGGTGCGGACGTCGAGATCGCGCGGGGCGAGGTCGGCGCGGCGCAGCACGTCGGCCAGCGCGAGCACACCCTCGGCGCGATCGAGGACGGGGATGCGCACGGTATGGGTGGCCGGGTCGGTGGTCACCTCG contains:
- a CDS encoding ABC transporter permease — protein: MTSLAPRTSGMIDDIRTITRRNLTHWVNRPATVVVGWLFPVMVILMFGTLFGGAIETPGNGRYYEYLMPGMFAMTMLFGLESTMAAVAADAAKGVTDRFRSLPMSSAAVVAGRCAADLLNTVIALAVVVGTGLAVGWQWHHGLGDALAAVALLLMLRFALLWVGIYLGLVVAGPESVAVVQVLVWPLLFLSNAFVDTATMPRWLGTIADWNPLSATASAVRALCGNPGWSGASWISAHSVAAAVLWPLLITAVFLPLAVRRFRALGN